Proteins from a genomic interval of Musa acuminata AAA Group cultivar baxijiao chromosome BXJ1-9, Cavendish_Baxijiao_AAA, whole genome shotgun sequence:
- the LOC135593583 gene encoding clavaminate synthase-like protein At3g21360, producing the protein MEVVNNEFEVGECKGQKLVDGEQMPLVLRPAEAQKRGLCSLVATLKANKVWFEEKLLQHSAVLFRGFDVRDAEGFNEIVDAFGWDDIRYVGPAPRTHVHKRVWTANEGPLSEFIYYHHEMVLINEFPTKVILFCQVPPPEGGETPFVPSFRVTERMLEEYPDNVREMEEKGLRYTFTAVSKNDTTSMRGRGWEDAFGTSDPVEAERRARALGMNIEWLPNGGATTILGPRPLTRVFPGRKARRMWFNTVVGMHGKETSSATMADGSEIPEHVVKRCGEIIEEESVQFKWEEGDVLFLDNLALLHGRRPSLPPRKVLVATCK; encoded by the exons ATGGAGGTGGTGAACAACGAGTTTGAGGTGGGCGAATGCAAGGGCCAAAAGCTCGTTGACGGAGAGCAGATGCCGCTGGTGCTCCGCCCAGCCGAAGCCCAAAAGCGAGGCCTATGCTCACTGGTGGCAACGCTCAAGGCCAACAAGGTGTGGTTCGAGGAGAAGCTGCTGCAGCACAGCGCCGTCCTCTTCAGGGGATTCGACGTGCGCGACGCCGAGGGCTTCAACGAGATCGTCGATGCCTTCGGGTGGGACGACATTCGCTATGTCGGCCCTGCGCCAAGGACTCACGTCCACAAGCGCGTGTGGACCGCCAACGAAGGACCCCTGTCCGAGTTCATATACTACCACCATGAGATGGTTCTG ATCAACGAATTCCCCACCAAGGTGATCCTTTTCTGCCAAGTGCCGCCGCCGGAGGGCGGTGAGACGCCCTTCGTGCCGAGCTTTCGAGTCACGGAGAGAATGCTTGAGGAGTACCCCGACAACGTGAGGGAGATGGAGGAGAAGGGACTGCGATACACCTTCACTGCCGTCAGCAAGAACGACACCACCTCCATGAGGGGAAGAGGATGGGAGGACGCCTTCGGCACATCCGATCCGGTCGAAGCAGAGCGAAG GGCCAGGGCACTGGGAATGAACATCGAGTGGCTCCCAAACGGCGGGGCGACGACCATCTTGGGGCCGCGGCCCTTGACTCGGGTCTTCCCGGGGAGGAAGGCAAGGCGCATGTGGTTCAACACCGTCGTCGGCATGCATGGCAAGGAGACCAGCTCGGCGACCATGGCGGACGGGTCGGAGATACCCGAACACGTCGTGAAGAGGTGCGGCGAGATCATCGAGGAGGAGAGCGTGCAGTTCAAGTGGGAGGAAGGGGACGTGCTCTTCTTGGATAATCTGGCCTTGCTCCATGGGAGGCGGCCTTCGCTGCCGCCGAGGAAAGTCCTCGTTGCCACCTGCAAGTGA
- the LOC108952108 gene encoding single-stranded DNA-binding protein, mitochondrial-like, which produces MAASSSSFSAFASLSKRLICRGPPLCRQILLPSDSRFSSTSLSSPDESDSTSEGGTPRSEETTPPSPSIGAADATAASEAPQRRAPFQRPLESGLDQGVYKAVVVGKVGQQPVQKYLRSGRAVVLFSLGTGGIRNNRRPLENEEPREYAERCAVQWHRVCVYSDRLSGLALKHVKPGAILYLEGNLETKVFSDPITGLVRRIREVAIRADGRLVFLGDVSKAAETEQGGLRSAGYY; this is translated from the exons ATGgctgcttcctcctcttccttctccgccTTTGCCTCCCTCTCCAAGCGCCTAATCTGTCGCGGTCCTCCACTCTGCCGCCAGATCCTTCTCCCCTCAGACTCCCGCTTCTCCTCCACTTCCCTCTCCTCCCCCGACGAGTCTGACTCCACATCCGAAGGTGGCACCCCTCGCTCGGAAGAGACCACTCCCCCTTCCCCCTCAATTGGCGCCGCTGATGCCACAGCTGCCTCCGAGGCTCCCCAGCGGCGTGCCCCCTTCCAACGCCCCCTCGAAAGCGGCCTCGACCAAGGTGTTTACAAG GCGGTCGTTGTCGGGAAGGTGGGGCAGCAACCGGTGCAAAAATATCTGAGGAGCGGGCGCGCCGTGGTGCTCTTCTCGCTGGGTACCGGAGGGATCCGGAACAATCGCCGGCCCCTTGAGAATGAGGAGCCGAGAGAGTACGCCGAGCGGTGCGCCGTGCAGTGGCACAGGGTTTGTGTGTACTCTGATCGGCTCAGCGGCCTCGCCCTTAAGCACGTCAAGCCTGG GGCGATTTTGTATTTGGAGGGCAACCTGGAGACTAAAGTTTTCAGTGACCCAATTACTGGACTTGTTAGGCGCATAAGGGAAGTTGCTATCCGTGCAGATG GTCGTCTTGTGTTTCTTGGCGACGTAAGCAAGGCTGCTGAAACCGAGCAAGGAGGGCTCAGAAGCGCTGGCTATTATTGA